The following DNA comes from Microbacterium wangchenii.
TGAAGTCATCCGGCTCCTCCGCATCGGCGATGGTCAGGAGGGCCTCGACATAGTCCGGAGCCCACCCCCAATCGCGGCGTGCGTCGAGCGCGCCGAGGGTGAGGTGGTCCTGCAGGCCGCGCGCGATGCGCGCGGCTCCCGCGGTGATCTTCCGGGTGACGAACGTCTCCGGCCGCCGCGGTGATTCGTGGTTGTAGAGGATGGCCGTCGATGCGAACGACCCGCGGCCGCGCCAGAGAGAGACGAGCTGATGCGCAGCGGCCTTGGAGACGCCGTAGGGTGTCACGGGTCGGATGGCGGTGGCCTCCGTCTGGGGCGACTCAGCCGCGTTGCCGAAGATCTCCGAACTGCTGGCCAGGACCAGGCGCGCACCCTCCGCCGACGCCATGCTCTCCAGGAGGGCCGCGGTGGAGACGGTGTTGACCGCCATGGTCTCGGCCGGCCGCTCCCACGATGCCGCGACGGAGGAGACCGCTCCGAGGTGGAAGATGTACTGCGGCGAGGCGTCGCGGACGACCCGCCGGAGCGCCTCCGCATCGTCCAGCGCGGCCGTGCGGGGTCGGACCTGGGCGGGCAGCCCGGCGGTCAGCTCATCGCCGGGGCGCGTGACGGCGGTGACCGATGCGTCCCGCTCGAGGAGCCGCTCGAGGAGGTAGGAGCCGTCCTGTCCGGTCGCGCCGGTGACGAGAACGCGGGCCCCGGGGTTCATCGGGCCTCGGCGGCAGCGTCTCGGAGATCGGCTTCGACCATCATGGCCACGAGTTCCCGGAAGCCGACTTTCGGCGCCCATCCGAGCACCTCACGCGCTTTGGCCGCGTCGCCGACGAGCAGATCGACCTCGGCCGGGCGCATGAACTCCTGCGACTGCTGCACGTGGGGCTCCCAGTCCGCGATGCCGGCCGCATCGAACGCCGCATCCAGCAGCTCGCGGATGGAGTGGGTCTCTCCGGTCGACACCACGTAATCGTCGCCATGGGGCTGCTGCAGCATGAGCCACATCGCCTCCACGTAGTCGCCGGCGAATCCCCAGTCACGCTGTGCGTCCAGATTGCCCATCACGAGCGTGTCCTGCAGCCCGTGCGCGATCCTGGCGACGGCGCGTGTCACCTTGCGCGTGACGAACTCGGGCCCGCGCCGCGGCGACTCGTGGTTGAACAGGATTCCGCTGGAGGCGTGCATGCCGTACGACTCGCGGTAGTTGATGGTCATGTAGTGGCCGAAGACCTTCGCCACGCCGTACGGCGACCGCGGCCACAGCAGCGTGCTCTCGCGCTGGGGGACCTCCTGCACCTTGCCGAACATCTCCGACGACGATGCCTGGTAGAACCGAACCGACGACGGATCATCGCCCGCGTACAGCCGCGTGGCCTCCAGGATGTTCAGCACCCCCTTGCCGGTCACATCGGTGGTCAGCGCCGCGTTCTCCCAGGAGTAGGCGACGAAGGAGATCGCTCCGAGGTTGTACACCTCGTCCGGCTGCGCCTCGGACAGGACCCGGACCAGGCTCGAGACGTCGGTCAGGTCGCCGGTGACCAGGCGCACGTCGGGAACGGTGCGCCGCACGAGCTCGATCTTCGGGTTGTTCTGCCCGCGGATCAGGCCGTAGACGGTGTAGCCCTTCGAGATGAGCAGCTCGGCGAGGTACAGGCCGTCCTGTCCCGTGATGCCGGTGATGAGCGCGCGAGGCATGGCGTCCGCTTTCCGATGGGAACCGCCGTCCGGTGCGACGGCGCTTAAGCACCCTACCGGGTGGCCCTCTCCGCTTCTTCGAGCACCTCGTCGATGAGCTCCTGGTAGCGCTGGACGCCCCTCTCGTTGGCGAAGAGCGCCCGCGCGCGCTCCGGTCCGTCCGCGGGCAGAGCGAGCGTGGGCAGCTTCCGCAGCGCTGCGGTGATCGCCGCGGAGTCACGCGGCGGCACGATGGTTCCGAAGCCGGTCTCCTGCACGGGGGTGCGCACGCCGGGCATGTCGGTCACCAGGGCCGGCACTCCGGCCATCATCGCCTCGACCTGGACGATCCCGAACGCCTCGAAGGAGTTCACGGACGTCAGCGCGAAGGTGTCGAGGGACGCGTAGAAGTCTGGAAGGTCCTCGTCCGCGAGGAAGCCCAGCATGCGGATCCGCTCGTCGCGGCCGATCGCCTCGCGCACGCGCTCGATGACCGACCCGCCGGCGATGTTGGCGAAGTCGCCTGCGATGAGCAGCCGCGCCTCGGGGTCGGCGAGCGCGGTGAACCCGCGGACCAGGTATTCGATGCCCTTCTCCTCCACGATGCGTCCGAGGAAGCCGACGTGCAGCCCGTCGCCCTCCCGGAACCGTCCCGTTCCGCCGCGGCGATCGTGGCATCCCGGGGGGATGACGAGCTGATTGCGCGCGAGAGCGCGCGACACCCGCGAATGCGCCGCGTAATCCGAACTGGAGACGATCACGGCCCGGGAGTTGCCCGCCGCCGCCGTCGTCGAGGCATCCATGGCCCGCGACTGGAGACGGCCGGGCAGGGAGGGCGGCATCGCGATGTCGCACTGGTACGTGAAGAGGACGGGCGTCCCTGCCCGCCGGGCTCCGGCGGCGATGGGTCCGGCTTCCAGCATCGGCGCGTGGATGTTGACCACATCCGCCGTCCGTGCGGCTCGGATCACCGCGGGCACGAGGCCCGGCGCGATCACGCCTTTGCCCAGGCGGACCCGAACGGGGAATCGGCGGACACGGACGCCGTTGATCGTCTCGGACCGGGGGAGTGAGCGGTCGTGCTGCGTGGTGAGGACGAGCACGTCATGCCCTCGCGCCGCCAGCCCCTCGGCCACATCGCGCGCGACATTGGTCAGGCCGCTGACATACGGGGCGTAGTAGTTGAGCGTGATCAGGATGCGCATCCGGTCATCCTCTCGTGAGATGCGTGCGAAGAGACAGCGCGCTGCCCACCAGCGCGGCGAGGGACGACAGCAGGAGCGCGATCGAGCAGGCGAGCTCGATCGGGAGGAAGGTCCCGGCGGCCACGACCGTCACCACCGCCGCCCCCAGAGCGCCCGACCAGGCGGCGAGGGCCAGGCGGTGGCGACCGGCGGCGATCACCGCCTGGGTGAAGACGATGAGGCCGGCCATGCACACCACGCCCGCCACGAGGATCCCGAGGTCCAGCGGGGGCAGGGCGCGGCCGGGACCGAAGATGAGCTCCACCGCCCATGGTCCGGCCAGGTACCCCACCACCGCGCCCGCGGCAGCCAGACCGGTGACACCCAGCACGAGGGTGCGGATCGCCGCCAGCAGCCGGACGGTCTGCCCTTCGCGGAGCATGACGGTGAAGGGCGGCACGAGCATCGCCTGAACCGGTGTGATGAGGAACAGGGGCAGCCGCGCGAGCGTGAAGCTCGCCTGGAACGCGCCGGCGGCCCCGACCGGCCCCAGGGCGAAGACGATCAGCGGGGCGGCGTTGGCCAGCACCTGTGACGAGAGGGCCTGGGGCAGGAGCGTGAGCATGGGGCGCGCGAAGGACTCGCCACCGACCGGGTCCGGGCCGAACGGCGCGCCGCGCGGATAGACGGCGACGTGGGCGATCGCGATGGCCAGTGCCACGGCGACCATGAACAGGGCCGCGCGTGCAGGCTGACCGATCGCCGCCACGGCGATCCCCGCGGCCAGCACCACTCGCAGCGCCGCGTCCACGACCAGAGCGAGGGCGAACGTCACCTGGCGCCCGAAGGCGAGGAGCAGACCGCGCGTGACGTACTGCAGCGGTGAGACCACGGCGACTGCCGCAAGCCCCACGAGGACGGGGATGGACACCGGGTTCTGCGGGAAGGGGAGGGCGGCCGCGACGCACGCGATGACGACCGCCGCCCCTGCGAGAACCCACGACGTGCGCCAGGCGGCGGCGGCGGTCCGGCGTGAGAGGGTGCCGTGGCGCGCCGCCAGCAGCTGCTCGGCGGGGAGGAAGGCGCCGAACCCCACGATGAGAGCCAGGGACCAGAACACCGAGAACTCGTCGAACTCCGCGGCCGGCAGCGACCGCGAGATGATCGCGAGGAGGACGTAGGTGAGCACACCGGCGACGACCGTGCAGGCCAGCGCGATGCCGGCGACCTGCGGGGGAGACGGTGGCTTCGGCACCGGGAAAGGGTATCGGGCCGACACCGGCCGCGCGGATCGGGTTCTCAGCGGATGCCTGCGACAATGGGGCGGCTGCACCTGCGACCGTCGTGTCTGCTCGGCTGCCCCAGATCCGCACTCGAGAGATTCGGATGTCCGTGAGATCCCTGAACCTAGTCGCGCGGCGGCGTGGCGCCGCCCTCCTGGTCGCCTCGCTCGTGGCGATCGTGGCGGGCTTCGCCCTCGCGCTCGCGCCGGTGCTGCAGAGCAAAGTCGAGGTGCGCTGGCCGCAGGCCTCCGACGACGTCCGGTCTACTGCGCTCCTTCTGGCCAACCTCACCCCGCACGCCGTCGACGTGGAGTTCGACGGGGCCGCGCTGGAGGCGGCCGCCGACGGTGGCGGCCTGCTGCTGTCCACGGTCCGCACCGACCGACCCGCCGCCCGAGCGGCGGGCCTGGTCCTGGAGACGGACGGGGCGACTCTCACGGTCACCCTGCGCCAGAGCGCGCAGACCGTGGTGATCGAGCCGGGATCGTGGCACCTGCGCTCGAGCATCGAAGGGATGACGCTGGAGCGCGACGGGGAGCCGGTGCTGTCCTGGCAGAGTGAGGTGCCCCCGGAGATCGACGGCCTGCTCACCGATGTGCAGGAGCTCCCCACCGGTGCCGTGTTCCAGGCGACGGTTCAGGTGCTCGACGACAACAACACCGTCGCCTCCCCGCTCAAGCTCCTCATCCTCGTGGTCGCCGCGCTGGCACTCATCGCCGTGGCCGTGCTGCTGATCCGTGACGATCGCGCGCGGCCGCTTCCACGTGCGGCCCGTCGGCGTCGGGACGACGGCGAGGGGCGGTGGGTGCGGGTCGCCGTCGCGGCCGTCGACGTCGCGGTCGTGGGGGCGCTCGTGCTGTGGGTGTTCATCGGGCCGATGACCGCCGACGACGGCTATTACGCGGTGATGGCGCGCAACAACTCCGATGCCGGCTACGTCGGCATGTACTACCAGATCTTCAATCAGACCTTCGTCCCCTTCGTGTGGTACTGGCAGTTCCTCGATCTGTGGCAGACGGTGTCCGTCAGCGCGGTCTGGCTGCGGATCCCCTCACTCATCGCCGCCGTGGGCGGGTGGATGCTGATCCGGTACTACGTCAGGCGCCATCTGGAGGTCGCCGGAGCCGTCCGCGCCGGGTTCCTCGCCGTCGCGGGCATGGTCACCGTCCTGTGGTGGTGTGCCTTCGCGATCGGTGTCCGCCCCGAGGCGGTCGCGGCCGTCGGGGCGATGGCCGTCCTGGTGCTGGTCGTGACCTCGGTACGCACCGGCCGCGCGTTCCCCGCCTTCGTGGCCGCCGCGGTGGGGGCATTGAGCTTCGCGGCTCACCCGACCGGGGTCGTCGCGTTCGGCCCGCTGCTGGTGGGGATCGTTCCCCTGTGGCGTGCGCTGTCCGGCGACGGATGGCGGGCGGGAGCCCGCCGCACGCTGGCCATCATCAGCGGCGGGGCGTTCGCCCTCATCGCCGCTTTCCACGACGGCGCGCTGTTCGAAGCGATCAACGGGCAGCGCCGCTTCGCCGCGGTCGAGACACCGCTGGATTGGACCGACGAACTCGGTCGGTACGGTCTGCTGCTGGAGAACGGGCCCCAGGGAACATATGTCAAGCGAGCGGTGGTGCTCGTCGCGCTCGTCCTCGTGCTGTGGTTCCTCATCGCGTGGGCGTGGGATCTGCGAGCGCGGACGAGACTGATCGGCGACGCCGCCTCCCTCATGGGGTGGACCTTCGCCGTCGGGTTCGTGCTCATCTGGATCACCACCAGCAAGTGGTCGCATCACTTCGGAGCCATGGCAGTCATCGGGGCGGGGTTCGTCGCCTGGATGCTGACGGTCCTCCCGGCACGCGTCCTGGCGGCACTGCCCACCGCCCGTCAGCGGTGGCTCCTCGCATCGATCTTCGCCGCCTCCCTCCTCCCACCCGTGCTGCTGGCGCTGGAGGGCCCTCAGAACTGGTTCTCCTGGAACGCCCACCTGTCGGATTGGGGGCAGGCTCCGGGTGTCGGCCCGGTCGTGTTCGCCCAGCCCGCACTGTGGGTCGGTGTGGTCGTCGTCAGCGTGGGAGTCCTGCTCGCGCTGTCGCGGGTGCGGCGCACGCCGGTCCGCCTGCCGATCCTCGCCGCGGCGGTCCCCGTGACCTGTTTCGCCCTCATCGGGGTCTACATGTTCGGGACCTTCGGCATCGCGGCGGCGCGGGGATGGGACGACTTCTCGACCTCCGCGGCGAACGTCCGCGATCCGCTGGCGCGCGACTGCCTGCTCGAGGAGGCGATCACGACGTGGGATGCGGCCGGCGGTGTGGTCGCGCCCGCCGTCGACACGCAGGCCGGCGCGCCGGAGGGCATCCCCGAGCGCCTGCCCGACGGCACGCCGACCGAGCCGATTCTGGCGACCGGCTCATCGGTGTGGACGAGCCTGCAGGACGGCGTCCCGTCCGTGGGCTCGCACGAGTCCGGCTGGTTCGATGTGCCCCCCCTCGCCGACGGGGAGCAGCTGGTCGTCGCCGTCGCCGGGCACCTGACGCGGGACGCATCGACGAAGCTCACCCTGGAGCGACGGGACGGATCCGGCGAGATCACGACGGCACCCCTCACCGATGAGGTCGACCGTCATGGCTGGCGCACTCTGCTGCTCTCGCCGCTGATCGCAGAAGACACCGAGGAGATCCGGCTCGTCGCCCAGACCAGGACGGAGCTGCCCGGACAGTGGCTTGCGGTGAGCGATCCGCTGGTGGCCCCCGCGCGGAGTTTCGCGCAGGTGTTCCCTCCCGGAACGCCGGTCTCGGTCCACTGGCTGATGTCGTTCTGGTTCGCGTGCACGACGCCCCCGGCCATCTCGAACGGGATCGTCGAGCCGCCGGCAGGGGCCACGTCGTGGGGCGACTTCGCGTGGGACATGAACCCCTGGTCGCCGGGGCGGGGCGGTATCCTCGCCGGCGCTTCCCGCCTGGCCGACATCCGCACGCTCGCAGGAGACATGGACGGCTTCGGCGCGGCGTGGGGGCGCGTGCAGGTGTTCGACTATCCGGTCGCCGAGGCGGCCTACGAACTTCGCACCGACCGTGTCCTGACTCCGGGCTGGCGAAGCGCCTTCCCGGAAGCGTCCCAACTGGTGGTGGCGGAGCGGTGAGCGTGATGGGGAAGGGATCTGCACTCGATGTGGACTGAACTGGTTGCGGCAGCGGTCGTCGCCGCGCTTCTACTGTTCCTCATCGGCGGTGTGGTCGGGTGGGCGGGTGGGCTGCGCGGATTCGCTCTGCTGGCGACCGGCCCTGCGCTGACGGTGGCCGTCATCGCAGTCGCGAGCGTCGTGGCGCCCTGGGTGGGGCTGGCGTGGTCGGTCATCCCGGCGCTGATCGCCCTCGTCGTCGCGGCGGCACTGAGCCGCGCCGTCGGCGGGCGACGATCGAGGAAGGCGGCGGCGTCGCGGCGGCGGGTGGACCTCTGGCTGACCGGCACCGTCCTCGTGGCAGCGGGCGTCGCCACGACGCAGGTGATGCTGTCCATCGGGGCGCCCGACGCGATCTCCCAGACGTTCGACAACGTCTTCCACCTCAACGCGGTGCGGTGGATCCTGGACACGGGGTCGGCGTCGTCCCTGACGCTCGGACAGATCACGGCGCAGAGCGAAGGCCTCGCCTTTTACCCCGGCGCATGGCACGCGCTCGTCGCGCTCGTGGTGCAGCTGTCGGGAGTCACCCTCCCGGTCGCCGTGAACGCCACGGTGATCGTCGTCTGCGCGCTCGTGTGGCCCATGGCGGCGATCGTGCTCACGCGCGCGCTGTTCGGCCGCACCCCCGCAGCCACGGTGGGGGCGGGACTGCTCAGCGTCGCGATGCCCGTCTTCCCGATCCTGCTGCTGGACTACGGCGTGCTCTACCCGTATCAGCTCTCCCTCGCCCTCGTCCCCGTCGCCCTGGCCCTCACCCTCCACGTCCTCGGGTGGAGCCGGCTGCGGGATGCGGCGTCGTCGTGGCAGCGCGCCCTTCTGCTCGCCGCAACGCTGGGGGGCATCGCTCTCGCGCACCCTGGCGGGTTCGTCGCATGGCTCGCGCTGTCGACCCCCATCGCGGCGCTGCTCGGCTGGAGTTCGGTGAGGCGAGCCCGCTCCCGGCAGGCGCGCGTGCGAGTCTTCGTGGCGGCCGCCGTCTATCTCGTGGCCGGTGCGGCACTGCTGCGCATCCTGCGGCCCCCCGCCGATGCCCGCGGATGGGCGATCCAGTCGTCGATGGGGGAGGCCTTCGTCCAGGGGCTCGTGGGCTCCGCATGGTACGGCGTCGTGCCCGTCGTGGCTGCCGTCGCCGTCCTGGCCGGACTCTTCTTCACGGTGCGCAACCGCTCGCGCGGGGCGATCCTGGCAGCCGGGATCTTCCTCGTGGCGCTGCTGCTGTTCATCATCGTGGCAAGCCTTCCCATCATCCCGCTCCGTGACATCTTCACCGGGAGCTGGTACAACAACATCCCGCGACTGGCCGCCCTCCTGCCGCTGGGCGCCGTGCCACTGGGGGCCTACGGCATCGCGTGCTTCGCGCACGCGATCTCCCGGCGCATCCCGGTACCGCGTCGGCGTGTCGCTCTGCCGGTGCTCGGCGTCGTCGGTGCCCTCGTCGGCCTGGCCGTCAGCCAAGCGGCTCCGCTGTCACCGGTGCCGGCGGCGATCGCGTCCGCGCAGCGCAACTTCGACGATTCCGGACACCCCCCGCTGCTCTCCCAGGACGAGCGGACCCTGCTGGAGCGCCTCGACGCGCACGTTCCGCCTGGCGCTGTCGTGGCGGGCAACCCCTGGACGGGGACATCGCTGGCTTACGCGCTGGGCGACCGCCCCGTCCTGACGCCGCATCTGCTCAGCTACGAGGACGAGCGATTGCGCCAACTGGGCGCGGAACTCGGATCCAGCACGGCGGGAGACGACACGTGTGAACTCGCCCATGAGTTCGGAGTGCGCTTCGTGCTCGAGTTCAGCCCGGAGGAGGTGCACGACGGCCACCATGCGTATCCCGGTTACGAGAACCTCTCCGAGTCGCCCTCGATGGTGCTGCGCGACCAGGTCGGCGAAGCACGCCTGTTCGAACTGGTCGGGTGCGGCTGATGATCGTTCGTCCAGGCACTGCGGATACCATGGAAAGGATGTCGGAAAGCGTGGAACGTGTCCTGGTCATCGTTCCGGCGTGGAACGAGGAGCACAACGTCGGCGCCACCGTACGCGGCATCCGAGAGGCCGGTCCGTACGACATCGCCGTCGTCGACGACGGTTCCACGGACGCCACCGCCGAGGTCGCCCGCGACGCGGGGGCCGTGGTGCTCACCCTTCCGTTCAACCTGGGCGTGGGGGGTGCGATGCGCACCGGGTTCACCTACGCCCGCCGGCACGGCTACCGCAAAGCGATCCAGGTCGACGCCGACGGTCAGCACAACCCGGCCGACATCGCGCGCGTCCTCGACGGTCTGGAGCACGCCGACATCTCCATCGGCGCACGATTCGCCGACGTCGGGGACTACCCCGTGAAAGGACCGCGCAGGTGGGCGATGGTCGTCCTGGCGAAGGTGCTCTCGAACGTCGCGAAGACGCGTCTGACCGACGTGACGAGTGGCTTCCGCGCTGCAAACGACAGAGCCATCGATCAATACGTGCGGTACTACCCCGCCGAGTACCTCGGTGACACGATCGATTCCCTCGTGGCCGCCGTGCACGGCGGCCTGCGGGTCACCCAGGTGCCCGTCGCCATGCGGCCGCGCGCCACCGGCCGGCCGAGCCAGAACGCCGTGGGCGCCACGATCTACCTTCTCCGGTCGGTCTTCGCCCTGGGGCTCGCCGTACTGCGCCCCCGTCGTCGTCGAACGGAGCCCCCCGCATGACGGTCATCGGCGCAGTCGCCCTCGCACTCATCATCCTGACGATCGTGATGATTCTGCTGCTGAGGCGCTCCATCCGCGAGAAGTACGCCGTCATGTGGCTCGTGATCGGACTGGCCGTCCTCGTCCTCGGGCTGTTCCCCGGCTTGCTCACCGCCGCGACGGCGCTCCTGGGAGTGCAACTGCCCGCCAACCTGCTGTTCACCCTCGCCATCGTGCTGCTGCTGGGGGTCTCCCTCCACCTGTCGTGGGAACTGTCACGCGCCGAGGACGAGATCCGACGCGTGGCGGAAGAGACGGCGATCCTGCGGGCGGAGATGGACACCCTGTCGGCGGCCGTCGAGCGTCTTTCGGTCGACCGGGACGCCCCGGATGGCGATCAGGAGACCGGTCAGCGGACCACGTAGGCGGCCAGCCGACGTGCGTCACGCATCCGGCCGCCGAACAGTGCCACCGCCGACTCCGCGGCGGCGTTGAGTCGTGAGACGGTCCGCCGGCGCGCCACCCGTGCCGCGCGGTTCCAGCCGCGGGAGCGCAGGCGTCCCGCGTAGTGCTGGAAGAAGCGTCGCTCCTGGTCGAACCGGAGTCCGCTCACGGCGGTCGCCTGGGAGAACGAGCGCGCGTGCCGCCGGTACTGGAAGCACACATCGTCCGTGACCCGAAGTGTGCCCCCGGCCATCGCGATATCCAGAAGCAGAGCGAGGTCCAGCGCGACGTCGTAGCTGGCGTCGAATCCGTGGACGGCGACGCTGGCGCGCCGCCACAGGAGCGACGGGAAATACGCCCAGTCGGCCCGCGCGAGGCTCACTGCGAACGGCTCTCCGACGAGCACCCGGTCGCCGTTGCGCGTGCGGGGGCGCAAGAGATTCTTGACGAGGTCGGGGAGAGGGTGAGCAGGCTTCCCATCATCGTCGATGACCTGGACCCCGGGTTGGACGATGTCGGCAGCTGGGGTCCGCGCGGCCGCCCGGCGAACCGTCTCGAGATAGCGCGGCATCATCACGTCGTCGGCGCCCATCATGACGAACCACTCCGCCGTGGACAGGTCGAGGCAGCGGGCGAAGTTGCGCGCGACCCCCAGGTTCTCCTCGTTGCGGATCGCCACGATGCGCGGGTCGTCCAACGATGAGATCCACTCATGCCCCGCAGAGGAAGGCGAGGCGTCGTCGACGCAGATGAGGCGCCAGCGGGTGTCGGTCTGAGCGCGCACGCTGTCGACCGCCAGGCGCAGATACTCGACGTCGCCATAGTGGGGGAGAAGGATGTCGATGGTCTCATCGTCCACCGTCATCACCTCGTTCCGCGGGCTTGCCGGACACACCGTGCAGACCGTCGCGCCATCCCCGCCAGCCGTCCGTCAGGCCGGCGGGCCGACGGCGCAGCAACGAAGAGACGGACACCTCGCTCAGACGGCGCAGCGCTGCCGCGCCGCGCGACCAGCGCGGGATGCCGGCGCGGTGCGCGAAGCGCGCCATGTTGCGCATGCCGAGGTACACGGGATGCTCACCCGGCTCCTGTGCCCCATGGGCGTCACGGTCGATCACGGTGCGCCACCCGGCACGCGCGAGGCGCCACGATGTGTCGACGTCCTCGAAATACAAGAAGTACTCCTCGTCGACGCCGCCCACGGCGTCGAGGGCGTCGAGGCGGAACATCACAATGGCGCCGTCGAGCCAATCGACGTCCGACACCCGGGTGTCCGGCTCGCGGGTCACATGGGTCGCGCGACCGCCGCGGGTCAGCCGTCCGCCGGCGGAGAAGATGGTCCCCGGATCGGAGACACGCCGCAAGACGGGGCCGGCCGCCCCGATGTCGGGTGCGGATGCGAGCGTCTCTGAAAGCCGTTCGGCCAGGTGCACGTCGAATTCGGCGTCGTGCGTGAGAACGAGCAGGGCGGGCACGCTGTCGCGTACCGCCCGCCTCGCCTCGTTGACCGCTGCGCCGTAGCCCGGGTTGTCGGCTCTTGTCACCACCTGCACGAGTCCGCGGAGTCCCGGGGGGATCTCCACCTCGCCCAGGTCGCCGGCGTTGTCCACGATCACGACAGCGGCCGGTGGCTGGGACTGGGTGGCCAGTCGCGCCAGCACGCCGTTGACGAGGTCGCGGCGGCGATAGGCGATGATCAGGGCGGCGTAGGCAGTCATGGCGGGGAGCCCTGGGGGCGGGCGTAGGCTGTTGCGGTGGCGAAGTATGAGCGGAAGTCGGTCCGCGATGGT
Coding sequences within:
- a CDS encoding DUF2304 domain-containing protein, which gives rise to MTVIGAVALALIILTIVMILLLRRSIREKYAVMWLVIGLAVLVLGLFPGLLTAATALLGVQLPANLLFTLAIVLLLGVSLHLSWELSRAEDEIRRVAEETAILRAEMDTLSAAVERLSVDRDAPDGDQETGQRTT
- a CDS encoding glycosyltransferase, translating into MTAYAALIIAYRRRDLVNGVLARLATQSQPPAAVVIVDNAGDLGEVEIPPGLRGLVQVVTRADNPGYGAAVNEARRAVRDSVPALLVLTHDAEFDVHLAERLSETLASAPDIGAAGPVLRRVSDPGTIFSAGGRLTRGGRATHVTREPDTRVSDVDWLDGAIVMFRLDALDAVGGVDEEYFLYFEDVDTSWRLARAGWRTVIDRDAHGAQEPGEHPVYLGMRNMARFAHRAGIPRWSRGAAALRRLSEVSVSSLLRRRPAGLTDGWRGWRDGLHGVSGKPAERGDDGGR
- a CDS encoding glycosyltransferase family 2 protein; protein product: MDDETIDILLPHYGDVEYLRLAVDSVRAQTDTRWRLICVDDASPSSAGHEWISSLDDPRIVAIRNEENLGVARNFARCLDLSTAEWFVMMGADDVMMPRYLETVRRAAARTPAADIVQPGVQVIDDDGKPAHPLPDLVKNLLRPRTRNGDRVLVGEPFAVSLARADWAYFPSLLWRRASVAVHGFDASYDVALDLALLLDIAMAGGTLRVTDDVCFQYRRHARSFSQATAVSGLRFDQERRFFQHYAGRLRSRGWNRAARVARRRTVSRLNAAAESAVALFGGRMRDARRLAAYVVR